One genomic segment of Pseudomonas chlororaphis subsp. aurantiaca includes these proteins:
- a CDS encoding Spy/CpxP family protein refolding chaperone → MRKTLIALMFAAALPTVAMAMPEGAGPMGPMDGPRHSEHMRGKGPYSQLDLSHEQRQQIRKLMGEQMHERKELVQKYLEKLSPADQKALKDEIAAKRQKTEADIRALLKPEQQKEFDAIQKKHAERRAEWAEFKAWKAQQPQKTQ, encoded by the coding sequence ATGCGCAAGACCCTGATCGCTCTGATGTTCGCCGCCGCCCTGCCGACCGTGGCCATGGCCATGCCGGAAGGCGCAGGTCCCATGGGTCCGATGGATGGCCCGCGCCACAGCGAACACATGCGCGGCAAAGGCCCTTACAGCCAGCTGGACCTGAGCCACGAACAGCGCCAGCAGATCCGCAAGCTGATGGGTGAGCAGATGCACGAGCGCAAAGAGCTGGTGCAGAAGTACCTGGAAAAACTGTCGCCGGCCGACCAGAAGGCCCTGAAGGACGAGATCGCCGCCAAGCGCCAGAAAACCGAAGCGGATATCCGCGCCCTGCTCAAGCCGGAACAACAGAAAGAGTTTGACGCCATCCAGAAGAAACACGCCGAGCGCCGCGCCGAATGGGCCGAATTCAAGGCCTGGAAAGCGCAACAGCCGCAAAAAACGCAATAA